A single Garra rufa chromosome 9, GarRuf1.0, whole genome shotgun sequence DNA region contains:
- the LOC141343321 gene encoding uncharacterized protein, producing the protein MAQSASLRISSAIVNSAHSGQGERTEPDAHSDSTQMAQISMAGTDNSSSVCTAVATPATHGPPVSSERGDLPSPPRQGGSMGLARERANLNTLGLPPRVVATIQNARASSTRSLYNCKWRVFEQWCDERQLIAYQCSFTAILSFLQDLIDGGRSFSTIKVYLAAIAACHVGFDGTTVGQHPLIRRFMKGARRSLPVTKKVIPEWDLSMVLGVLSQYPFEPLGDISLKLLSLKTALLLALASAKRVSDLHALSVHSSCTKFSINGDKVFLRPNPAFMPKCFPAFACEVIQLSAFHPPPFSSSEDKRLNALCPVRSLRVYIDRTSAFRRSDQLFISWAPPNTGNPISKQRLSHWLVEAISLAYESKGVRPPEGLRAHSTRGVAASWALFNGVSLQDICAAASWASPHTFVRYYRLDVTQTPVAHSVLGVGSSLGCALGPLTP; encoded by the coding sequence ATGGCCCAAAGTGCTTCTCTACGCATTTCCTCCGCTATCGTTAATAGCGCCCACTCTGGCCAGGGTGAAAGAACGGAGCCTGACGCTCATTCTGATAGCACCCAGATGGCCCAAATCTCCATGGCTGGCACAGATAATTCCTCTTCTGTATGCACAGCCGTGGCCACTCCCGCTACGCACGGACCTCCTGTCTCAAGCGAACGGGGAGATCTACCATCCCCACCCAGACAGGGTGGCTCTATGGGCCTGGCCCGTGAGAGGGCGAACTTAAACACGTTGGGGCTCCCCCCACGTGTTGTCGCTACCATTCAGAATGCCAGAGCCTCCTCCACACGCTCTCTTTACAACTGCAAGTGGCGTGTTTTTGAGCAGTGGTGCGATGAGCGCCAGCTGATAGCGTATCAGTGCTCATTCACTGCTATTTTGAGCTTTTTGCAAGACCTTATCGATGGTGGAAGATCTTTTTCCACTATTAAGGTTTACTTGGCGGCTATCGCCGCATGTCATGTTGGGTTCGATGGCACGACAGTGGGGCAACACCCCCTCATTCGTAGATTTATGAAAGGCGCCCGCCGCTCCCTTCCAGTCACTAAAAAAGTGATTCCAGAATGGGACCTCTCCATGGTGCTGGGGGTCTTGTCTCAATACCCTTTTGAACCGCTGGGAGACATTTCTCTTAAGCttctgtctcttaagacagcTCTGCTCCTGGCACTGGCATCAGCCAAACGTGTCAGTGACTTGCATGCACTCTCAGTCCATTCCTCATGCACTAAATTCTCCATCAATGGAGATAAGGTCTTTCTAAGGCCTAACCCAGCCTTTATGCCAAAATGCTTCCCAGCATTTGCGTGTGAGGTGATTCAGCTTTCCGCTTTTCATCCTCCTCCTTTCTCCTCTTCAGAGGATAAGAGGCTGAACGCTTTATGTCCTGTTCGCTCTTTACGGGTTTACATTGACAGGACCAGCGCTTTCAGAAGGAGCGACCAGCTCTTCATTTCTTGGGCCCCCCCTAACACAGGGAATCCCATTTCTAAGCAACGCCTCTCTCATTGGCTTGTGGAAGCCATCTCCTTGGCATATGAATCTAAGGGAGTGCGTCCTCCAGAGGGCCTCAGAGCTCACTCCACTAGAGGCGTGGCAGCCTCCTGGGCTCTGTTTAACGGGGTTTCCTTGCAGGACATTTGTGCCGCTGCAAGCTGGGCCTCACCACATACATTTGTCAGATACTACCGGCTGGATGTCACCCAGACCCCGGTAGCTCATTCTGTTTTAGGTGTGGGTTCTTCGTTGGGTTGCGCCCTCGGACCCTTAACACCTTAG
- the lingo4b gene encoding leucine-rich repeat and immunoglobulin-like domain-containing nogo receptor-interacting protein 4b, whose translation MFMDLCGQRGAWTVLLLWCINLSAADLTCPQKCTCYLDTLEVNCSSRHLTGVPEGFPSNAKRLDLSRNQLKTLARRQFSSLSKLEDLDLSENIISMIEVETFQGLKNLRYLRIKNNRLKILPVGVFSGLSNLRRLDISENEILVFLDYTFKDMINLQQLDAGENDLVFISQRAFVGLQALKELNVDRSNLTSIPTEALSQLQSLIKLRLRKLTISVLPNNAFRRLHQLRILQILHWPSLETLNSNSLVGLNLTTLILSNCNLSAVPYAALRHLTYLQYLDLSYNPITSIQGNLLGDLLRLQELHLVGGSLFRIEPGAFRGLVHFRLLNVSSNRLSTLEESVFHSVGNLQTLRLDRNPLACDCRLLWVMRRRRRLDFDGRQPTCSPLNQHKKAFRDFSEADLPVIFTCRQAQIVNRQQQDVSVVEGMSVRFDCKADGYPSPSITWLSAQQTALSSVGRVRVLANGSLEVRYTQVQDSGTYLCTAANAAGNDSISVSLQVDGLLQNRTVSYFSDDGWMETSLPPSTNSSARVSSPYPFDAKTLIIATTMGFLSFLSSVAICFVFMFFWSQSKGQIKHTATIDFVPRSSMGGGGDGGDTGRFTMKLI comes from the coding sequence ATGTTCATGGATCTGTGTGGCCAGCGGGGCGCATGGACAGTCCTGCTGTTGTGGTGCATAAACCTATCAGCTGCTGACCTCACCTGCCCGCAGAAATGCACTTGTTACCTTGACACTTTGGAGGTAAATTGCTCCTCAAGGCACCTGACGGGTGTTCCTGAGGGGTTCCCAAGCAATGCCAAACGCTTAGACCTTTCCAGGAACCAGCTGAAAACGCTGGCCAGGCGTCAGTTCTCCAGCCTGTCAAAGCTAGAGGACCTGGACCTGAGTGAAAACATAATCTCTATGATTGAGGTGGAAACATTTCAGGGGCTAAAGAACCTGCGATACTTAAGGATTAAGAACAACCGTCTCAAGATCCTCCCGGTTGGCGTCTTCTCCGGCCTCTCCAACCTTCGACGTTTGGATATCAGCGAGAATGAGATCCTGGTTTTTCTGGATTACACATTTAAGGACATGATTAATTTACAGCAGCTTGATGCAGGGGAAAACGACCTGGTGTTTATCTCGCAACGGGCATTTGTTGGCCTTCAGGCGCTGAAGGAGTTAAACGTGGACCGCAGCAACTTGACCTCCATCCCGACTGAGGCTTTGTCGCAACTTCAGAGCTTGATCAAGCTGCGCCTGCGCAAGCTGACCATAAGTGTGCTGCCCAATAACGCCTTTCGCCGACTGCACCAGCTGCGCATCTTGCAGATCCTCCACTGGCCTTCTCTCGAGACGCTAAATAGCAACAGCTTGGTTGGCCTGAACCTTACTACCTTAATTTTAAGCAACTGCAACCTCAGCGCCGTACCTTATGCTGCGCTGCGTCATCTCACCTACCTGCAGTACCTGGACTTGTCCTACAACCCCATCACTTCCATACAGGGCAACCTTCTTGGGGATCTTCTGCGGCTCCAAGAGTTGCACCTGGTAGGTGGGAGCCTGTTTCGTATTGAGCCAGGTGCCTTTAGGGGTCTGGTCCACTTTCGTCTGCTCAATGTGTCTTCAAATCGTCTGTCCACATTGGAAGAAAGCGTCTTCCACTCTGTAGGGAACTTGCAGACCCTGAGGCTAGACAGAAACCCGTTGGCTTGCGACTGCAGGCTACTCTGGGTCATGCGACGGCGGCGGCGGCTGGATTTCGATGGCCGCCAACCCACCTGTTCGCCTCTAAATCAGCACAAGAAGGCATTTCGTGACTTTTCAGAAGCTGATCTTCCGGTAATATTTACTTGCAGACAAGCGCAGATTGTAAACCGTCAGCAGCAGGATGTGAGTGTGGTGGAGGGGATGAGTGTACGGTTTGACTGCAAAGCAGACGGCTATCCGTCACCTTCTATTACTTGGCTCTCAGCCCAGCAGACTGCACTTAGCTCTGTCGGGAGAGTACGAGTGCTTGCAAATGGGAGCTTGGAGGTGCGTTACACCCAAGTACAGGACAGTGGAACGTATCTATGTACTGCAGCTAATGCAGCAGGTAACGACAGTATCTCCGTGAGTCTGCAAGTGGATGGGCTTCTGCAAAACCGCACCGTGTCGTATTTCTCagacgatggatggatggaaactTCATTACCTCCTTCTACCAACTCCTCCGCACGGGTGTCGAGTCCTTACCCGTTCGATGCGAAAACCCTCATCATTGCTACCACCATGGGATTTCTGTCTTTCCTCAGCTCTGTGGCGATCTGTTTTGTGTTCATGTTCTTCTGGAGTCAGAGCAAAGGTCAGATAAAACACACTGCCACTATAGACTTTGTGCCACGATCATCCATGGGTGGAGGTGGAGATGGTGGGGACACTGGGAGATTCACAATGAAGCTTATTTGA